The following are encoded together in the Juglans microcarpa x Juglans regia isolate MS1-56 chromosome 2D, Jm3101_v1.0, whole genome shotgun sequence genome:
- the LOC121250199 gene encoding trimethyltridecatetraene synthase-like: protein MEVTTWVAVLAIAIILLAALLLSFSKNPSFRSHKLLKPPPGPKPWPIIGNLNLIGPLPHQSLHRLSQQYGPIMQLKFGSFPVVVASSPTMAKEFLKTHDHTFASRPQSAAGKYTTYNHTDLTWAPYGPYLRQGRKIFQSELFSSKRLDSFEYIRVEERCALVSRLCTFSGKPIKVIEHLSHLTLSVISRITLGKKYFKESESGTSTGSTTLEEFQEMLDELLLLNGVLNIGDWIPWLDFLDLQGYVKRMKAVMEKLDLVYDHVLDEHKARMGGKGFVPKDMVDLLLQMADNPSIDVKLSCDNVKRLIQDLIAGGTDTSASIVEWAMSELLKQPHLIKIANEELDRIIGKQKWVEEKDIPQLPFIDAIMKETMRKHPAAVLLAPHLAQEDCKVAGYDIRKGTRIFINVWSMGRDSSVWDAPREFRPERFLGKAIDVKGHDFELLPFGSGRRRCPGYSLGLKMISSTLANMLHGFEWTLPDNMKPEDLSMEEVYGLITHRKFPLVAVVKPRLEAHLY, encoded by the exons atggAGGTCACTACTTGGGTTGCTGTTTTGGCCATAGCAATAATATTGCTAGCTGCTCTACTCCTTTCTTTCTCAAAAAATCCCTCCTTTCGATCCCACAAGTTATTAAAACCTCCACCAGGTCCCAAGCCATGGCCTATTATAGGCAATCTAAACCTTATTGGTCCACTCCCTCACCAATCCCTTCACAGGTTATCACAACAATATGGACCAATCATGCAGCTCAAGTTTGGTTCCTTCCCGGTTGTGGTTGCCTCATCTCCCACAATGGCAAAGGAGTTTCTGAAAACACATGATCACACCTTTGCCTCTAGACCCCAATCTGCTGCTGGGAAGTACACCACTTACAACCATACCGATCTCACATGGGCACCTTATGGACCATACTTGCGACAAGGGCGGAAGATATTTCAATCTGAGCTATTTAGCTCAAAACGGCTGGACTCCTTTGAGTACATACGTGTTGAAGAAAGGTGTGCTCTTGTTTCACGCCTATGCACATTTTCTGGGAAGCCAATCAAGGTGATAGAGCATCTCTCGCACCTCACGCTAAGTGTCATTAGTAGGATTACATTGGGTAAGAAGTATTTCAAAGAATCCGAATCCGGAACTTCGACAGGGTCGACGACGCTCGAAGAATTCCAAGAGATGTTGGATGAGTTGCTTTTGCTTAATGGGGTTTTAAACATTGGAGACTGGATACCATGGCTTGATTTTTTGGACTTGCAGGGATATGTGAAACGAATGAAGGCTGTGATGGAAAAACTTGATCTAGTTTATGACCATGTTCTTGATGAACACAAGGCAAGGATGGGAGGAAAAGGCTTTGTGCCAAAGGACATGGTAGATTTATTGTTGCAGATGGCTGATAATCCTAGCATTGATGTTAAGCTCAGTTGTGACAACGTCAAGAGGCTCATACAG GATCTCATAGCAGGAGGCACGGATACCTCTGCCAGCATAGTGGAATGGGCAATGTCTGAACTGTTGAAGCAACCACACCTTATCAAAATAGCTAATGAAGAGCTGGATAGAATCATTGGGAAACAAAAATGGGTAGAAGAGAAAGATATCCCACAACTTCCCTTTATTGATGCCATTATGAAAGAAACCATGAGGAAACACCCAGCTGCTGTATTGCTTGCACCACACTTAGCTCAAGAAGACTGTAAAGTTGCTGGTTACGATATTCGTAAAGGAACTAGGATCTTCATAAACGTATGGAGTATGGGAAGAGACTCTTCAGTTTGGGATGCACCTAGAGAGTTCCGCCCAGAGAGATTCTTGGGAAAGGCTATTGATGTTAAGGGACATGACTTTGAGCTATTGCCATTTGGATCGGGGAGGAGGAGGTGCCCTGGGTATAGCTTGGGACTAAAGATGATCAGCTCTACTTTGGCTAACATGCTGCATGGATTTGAATGGACATTACCAGACAATATGAAGCCAGAAGATCTGAGCATGGAAGAGGTTTATGGTTTGATAACACACAGAAAATTCCCACTTGTTGCAGTCGTGAAACCTCGACTCGAAGCTCATCTTTATTAG